In the genome of Vicinamibacterales bacterium, the window CCGAGCGGGCGCTGCGGCGAAAGACGCACGACACCATCCGCCGCGTCACGCTGGATCTCGATCCGCGCGTCCATCTCAACACCGCGATCTCCGCGATGATGGAGCTGGTCAACGAGCTGTATGCGTTCTGCAGCGGCGGCCGCTCGGTGCCGGTCGGCGACCAGCCCGAGGATGTCGGGACGATCGCGCGGCCGTCGACGATCGCAGTGCTCAAGGAAGCGATCGAGGCGCTGGTGCTGATGATCTCGCCGTTCGCGCCGCACATGGCAGAGGAGCTGTGGGAGGCGCTGGGCCATGCCGGCGGCGTCCTCGCCGCAGGCTGGCCGAAGTACGACGAGGCGGTCGCCAAGGCGGACGAGGTCGTGGTTCCGGTGCAGGTCAACGGGAAGGTGCGCGGCCGCGTGACGGTCGCGGCGGGCACCAGCGAGGAGGAGCTGCGCGCCGCGGCGCTCGGCGATCCACAGGTGAAGCCGCACCTCGCCGGGAAGCAGGTCAAGAAAGTGGTGGTCGTGTCCGGCGGCAAGCTGGTCAGCATCGTCGTGGGGGACAAGTGACGCGGTTCCTCGCAGACACGCGATCCAGGCGTCGGCTTTACTGCTGGATCGGGTTGGCCGTGCTCGCCGCCCTCCAGAGCGGATGCGGCTACTCGCTGGCCGGACGCGGATCGTTTCTGCCGGCCTACATCAAGCGGATCGGCGTGCCGCAGTTCACCAACAACACCGCGGTCTTCGAGCTGGATCGGCAGGTCACCGAACGCGTCCGCAGCGAGTTCATCGGCCGCGGCAAGTGGACGATCGTGCCGGACGCGACCGGCGTGGACGGACTGGTCACCGGCGTCATCTCGTCCGTCACACTGACGCCGGTGGCCTTCAATACGGCGCAGCAGGCGACGCGCTACGCGTTGACGTTGAGCGCCTCCGTCGAGTTCAAGGACATGCGCACCAACACGGTGCTGTGGTCCAACCCGTCGATGCAGTACCGCGAGGAGTTCGCGCTGAACCCGACCAGCGCGCTCGACACGGCCACGTTCCTCGGCCAGGACGTCAACGCGCGCGAACGGATGGCCAACGAATTCGCCCGCGCGCTCGTCAGCTCGATTCTCGAAGCCTTTTAGCCGATGGCTCTGGCCTCTCAGGTCCGGCAGCAGATCGCCCGGGGCACGGCGGATCCGGTCTATCTCCTGCTCGGCGATGACGACGCGGAGATCGCGCGGCTGGCGGCGGACATCAGCTCGCTGGTCGAAGACGAGCTGCGCGTCTTCAACGTCGAGCGGATGTACGCGGGGGAGAAGACCACCACCCCGGCGTCCATCGTTCAGGCGTGCCGGCAGATCCCGATGATGGGCGAGCGCCGCGTCGTCGTCGTGGTGCGCGGCGAGCGGCTGCTGAAGCCGAAGCGCAGGAGCAGGGAAGACCCCGCCGAGGGGGACGAGGATGCCGAGCCGCCGAGCGACCTGGACGCGCTGACCGAGTACGTGCAGAGCCCCTCGCCGACCACCACGCTCGTGATCGCGGCCGCGGACATCGACAAGACG includes:
- the lptE gene encoding LPS assembly lipoprotein LptE; this encodes MLAALQSGCGYSLAGRGSFLPAYIKRIGVPQFTNNTAVFELDRQVTERVRSEFIGRGKWTIVPDATGVDGLVTGVISSVTLTPVAFNTAQQATRYALTLSASVEFKDMRTNTVLWSNPSMQYREEFALNPTSALDTATFLGQDVNARERMANEFARALVSSILEAF